One window of Papaver somniferum cultivar HN1 chromosome 9, ASM357369v1, whole genome shotgun sequence genomic DNA carries:
- the LOC113307748 gene encoding uncharacterized protein LOC113307748: MKESENVFPVLMFSTEKDISELSLTGMPKNILEHMVIVHTQACGLPENSIKELEPRTLCTVPALEKEVKFIDAFQLVNAYFCAGAIASIVLAAANSDTPPHTFGFLIGAFVCCNSSLLHYLRVAFDLQSSIKEAKDSKSTKEIWIDRSKVKVLRRQVFLGFFAGTWGVGWVIASLIAYILRKFNNPTWMFVALLVVLGGSYVWFVKKIWKQLTAMWCCEEQRTL; this comes from the exons TTTAACTGGCATGCCCAAGAACATATTGGAACATATGGTTATTGTACATACTCAAGCATGTGGGCTGCCAGAAAATTCGATAAAG GAATTAGAACCAAGGACTCTGTGTACTGTTCCTGCATTAGAAAAGGAGGTTAAGTTTATAGATGCCTTCCAACTTGTAAACGCATATTTCTGTGCTGGTGCAATAGCAAGTATAGTTCTTGCTGCTGCAAACTCGGACACTCCACCACATACATTTGGCTTTCTGATCGGTGCGTTTGTATGTTGCAATTCATCTTTGCTTCATTATCTACGTGTGGCTTTCGACTTACAAAGTTCAattaaagaagccaaagactCTAAGTCTACCAAGGAGATCTGGATAGACAGATCAAAGGTGAAGGTGCTTAGACGGCAGGTCTTCTTGGGCTTTTTTGCCGGAACTTGGGGTGTTGGATGGGTCATAGCATCTCTGATAGcatatattttaagaaaatttaaTAATCCGACTTGGATGTTTGTTGCATTGTTGGTTGTACTTGGTGGTAGCTATGTATGGTTTGTGAAAAAAATATGGAAGCAACTAACAGCTATGTGGTGCTGTGAGGAACAAAGAACACTTTGA